Proteins encoded in a region of the Thunnus thynnus chromosome 8, fThuThy2.1, whole genome shotgun sequence genome:
- the LOC137187670 gene encoding ephrin type-B receptor 3-like isoform X3: MTMDYFLLLCSLLLPVVSAVEETLMDTKWATTELAWTAHPETGWEEVSGYDDAMNPIRTYQVCNVRELNQNNWLRSDFIPRKDVLRVYVEMKFTVRDCNSIPNIPGSCKETFNLFYYESDSDSATATSPFWMENPYVKVDTIAPDESFSMLESGRVNTKVRSFGPLSKAGFYLAFQDLGACMSLISVRVFYKKCSTTIANFAVFPETATGAEATSLVIAPGTCVPNALEVSVPLKLYCNGDGEWMVPVGACTCSAGFEPAMKDTQCQACSPGTFKSKQGDSFCLPCPANSRASSGAASVCSCRNGFYRSDTDSPDSPCTTVPSAPRSVISIVNETSLVLEWSDPRDLGGRDDTFYNVICKKCLPERGMCSRCDDNVEISPRHLGLTQRRVAVRNLQAHTQYSFEIQAVNGVSNKSPYTPQFSAVNITTNQAAPSAVPTVHLMAATASTMSLSWLPPEKPNGIILDYEIKYHEKVSGSDQGEAIAHTMTAQRSNARIEGLKAGTPYVVQVRARTVAGYGRYSSPADFSTNLQTDPPKSWQEQLPLIVGSATATLVFIIAVVVIAIVCLRKQRNGSESEYTEKLQQYITPGMKVYIDPFTYEDPNEAVREFAKEIDVSCVKIEEVIGAGNPPKLLSYRGKTASHLQAIPLEDFTPSGEFGEVCRGRLKLPGRREIIVAIKTLKVGYTDRQRRDFLSEASIMGQFDHPNIIRLEGVVTKSRPVMIVTEFMENGALDSFLRLNDGQFTVIQLVGMLRGIAAGMKYLSDMNYVHRDLAARNILVNSNLVCKVSDFGLSRFLEDDPTDPTYTSSLGGKIPIRWTAPEAIAYRKFTSASDVWSYGIVMWEVMSYGERPYWDMSNQDVINAVEQDYRLPPPMDCPTALHQLMLDCWVKERNLRPKFTQIVATLDKLIRNAASLKVVTNSTQSTGVSQPLLDRCVPDYTTFTTVGDWLDAIKMSRYRDNFVNAGFASFDLVAQMTAEDLLRIGVTLAGHQKKILGSIQDMRLQMNQTLPVQV; this comes from the exons AGACGCTGATGGACACGAAGTGGGCCACGACAGAATTAGCCTGGACTGCGCACCCTGAGACAGGG TGGGAAGAAGTGAGCGGCTACGATGATGCCATGAATCCCATCCGGACTTACCAAGTCTGTAATGTACGTGAGCTCAACCAGAATAACTGGCTACGCAGTGATTTCATCCCACGAAAGGATGTGCTACGTGTATATGTGGAAATGAAATTCACAGTGCGTGATTGCAACAGCATTCCTAACATCCCAGGTTCCTGCAAAGAGACCTTCAACCTCTTCTACTATGAATCTGACTCAGACTCAGCCACAGCTACCAGCCCTTTCTGGATGGAGAACCCTTATGTGAAGGTGGACACTATTGCCCCAGATGAGAGCTTTTCCATGCTTGAATCTGGACGGGTAAACACAAAAGTCCGAAGTTTCGGGCCACTGTCCAAAGCCGGGTTCTACTTGGCCTTCCAGGACCTTGGTGCTTGCATGTCACTCATCTCAGTGAGGGTGTTTTATAAGAAGTGCTCCACCACCATCGCCAACTTTGcagttttcccagagacagCAACTGGGGCTGAGGCAACGTCCTTGGTCATTGCACCGGGAACTTGTGTCCCCAATGCCCTGGAGGTGTCTGTGCCACTGAAGCTTTATTGCAACGGAGATGGAGAGTGGATGGTTCCCGTGGGTGCCTGCACTTGCTCAGCTGGTTTTGAACCAGCCATGAAGGACACTCAATGTCAAG CTTGCAGCCCTGGCACCTTCAAATCCAAGCAGGGGGACAGCTTCTGCCTGCCCTGCCCAGCCAACAGCCGTGCCAGCTCAGGAGCAGCCAGCGTTTGCTCCTGTCGAAACGGTTTCTACCGCTCAGACACAGACTCTCCTGACTCTCCCTGCACGA CTGTTCCCTCTGCACCACGCAGCGTCATCTCCATTGTGAACGAAACCTCGCTTGTGCTGGAATGGAGTGACCCACGTGACTTGGGCGGCCGCGACGACACCTTCTACAACGTCATCTGTAAAAAGTGCCTGCCTGAACGGGGAATGTGCTCACGGTGTGACGACAACGTAGAAATCTCACCACGCCACCTGGGCCTGACCCAGCGACGTGTGGCTGTCCGTAACCTTCAAGCCCACACACAGTACAGCTTTGAGATTCAGGCGGTCAATGGGGTTTCCAACAAGAGTCCCTATACACCTCAGTTTTCTGCAGTGAACATCACCACAAATCAGGCTG CTCCGTCTGCAGTGCCCACAGTTCACCTGATGGCGGCCACAGCGAGCACCATGAGCCTGTCCTGGCTGCCTCCAGAGAAACCCAACGGAATCATTCTGGATTATGAGATTAAGTACCATGAGAAGGTAAGCGGCAGT gatCAAGGTGAGGCCATCGCACATACCATGACTGCCCAACGGAGCAATGCCCGCATTGAAGGTCTCAAGGCTGGTACGCCTTATGTAGTACAGGTCCGTGCCCGAACAGTGGCTGGCTACGGTCGTTACAGCAGCCCAGCCGACTTCAGCACCAACCTGCAAA CTGACCCACCGAAGTCATGGCAAGAGCAGTTACCACTTATTGTGGGATCAGCCACTGCCACCTTGGTCTTCATCATTGCAGTTGTTGTCATCGCTATTGTCTGCCTCAG AAAGCAGAGAAATGGTTCAGAATCGGAGTACACAGAGAAACTACAGCAATACA TAACGCCAGGAATGAAGGTCTACATTGACCCCTTCACCTATGAGGACCCCAACGAGGCGGTGCGCGAGTTTGCCAAGGAGATCGACGTCTCCTGCGTGAAGATCGAGGAGGTCATTGGCGCAGGTAACCCACCAAAGCTCCTGAGCTACAGGGGGAAGACTGCTAGTCACCTCCAGGCCATACCGTTAGAGGACTTCACACCAAGCG GAGAGTTTGGGGAGGTGTGCCGCGGTCGCCTCAAGCTGCCTGGGCGGCGGGAGATCATCGTAGCCATCAAGACTCTCAAGGTGGGCTACACTGACCGCCAGAGGCGAGACTTCCTGTCGGAGGCATCCATCATGGGCCAGTTCGACCACCCCAACATCATTCGCCTGGAGGGTGTGGTCACCAAAAGTCGACCAGTGATGATTGTGACCGAGTTCATGGAGAATGGGGCACTGGACTCCTTCCTAAGg CTCAATGATGGGCAGTTCACAGTGATCCAGCTGGTTGGCATGCTGCGCGGCATTGCCGCAGGTATGAAGTACCTGTCAGACATGAACTACGTGCACAGAGACTTGGCTGCCCGTAACATCTTGGTCAACAGTAATCTGGTGTGCAAGGTGTCAGACTTTGGCCTATCTCGTTTCCTCGAAGATGACCCTACAGACCCCACCTACACTAGCTCACTG GGGGGAAAGATCCCCATCCGCTGGACGGCTCCTGAGGCAATTGCCTACAGGAAGTTCACCTCAGCCAGTGATGTGTGGAGCTATGGCATTGTCATGTGGGAAGTGATGTCATACGGAGAGCGACCGTACTGGGACATGAGCAATCAGGAT GTGATAAATGCTGTGGAGCAGGATTATCGACTGCCCCCACCTATGGACTGCCCCACAGCGCTGCACCAGCTCATGTTGGACTGCTGGGTGAAAGAGAGGAACCTGCGACCCAAATTCACCCAGATTGTGGCCACGCTGGATAAGCTTATCCGCAATGCTGCCAGCCTCAAGGTGGTCACCAACAGCACACAGTCCACCGG GGTATCCCAGCCCTTGCTTGATCGATGTGTGCCAGACTATACCACTTTCACCACTGTGGGGGACTGGCTTGACGCCATCAAGATGAGCCGCTACCGTGACAACTTTGTCAACGCCGGATTTGCTTCCTTTGACCTGGTGGCCCAGATGACAGCAGA GGACTTGCTGCGGATAGGGGTAACGTTGGCTGGCCACCAGAAGAAGATTCTTGGTAGCATTCAGGACATGAGACTACAGATGAACCAAACACTTCCTGTCCAGGTTTGA
- the LOC137187670 gene encoding ephrin type-B receptor 3-like isoform X1, which yields MTMDYFLLLCSLLLPVVSAVEETLMDTKWATTELAWTAHPETGWEEVSGYDDAMNPIRTYQVCNVRELNQNNWLRSDFIPRKDVLRVYVEMKFTVRDCNSIPNIPGSCKETFNLFYYESDSDSATATSPFWMENPYVKVDTIAPDESFSMLESGRVNTKVRSFGPLSKAGFYLAFQDLGACMSLISVRVFYKKCSTTIANFAVFPETATGAEATSLVIAPGTCVPNALEVSVPLKLYCNGDGEWMVPVGACTCSAGFEPAMKDTQCQACSPGTFKSKQGDSFCLPCPANSRASSGAASVCSCRNGFYRSDTDSPDSPCTTVPSAPRSVISIVNETSLVLEWSDPRDLGGRDDTFYNVICKKCLPERGMCSRCDDNVEISPRHLGLTQRRVAVRNLQAHTQYSFEIQAVNGVSNKSPYTPQFSAVNITTNQAAPSAVPTVHLMAATASTMSLSWLPPEKPNGIILDYEIKYHEKVSGSDQGEAIAHTMTAQRSNARIEGLKAGTPYVVQVRARTVAGYGRYSSPADFSTNLQTDPPKSWQEQLPLIVGSATATLVFIIAVVVIAIVCLRKQRNGSESEYTEKLQQYKSPIVTPGMKVYIDPFTYEDPNEAVREFAKEIDVSCVKIEEVIGAGNPPKLLSYRGKTASHLQAIPLEDFTPSGEFGEVCRGRLKLPGRREIIVAIKTLKVGYTDRQRRDFLSEASIMGQFDHPNIIRLEGVVTKSRPVMIVTEFMENGALDSFLRLNDGQFTVIQLVGMLRGIAAGMKYLSDMNYVHRDLAARNILVNSNLVCKVSDFGLSRFLEDDPTDPTYTSSLGGKIPIRWTAPEAIAYRKFTSASDVWSYGIVMWEVMSYGERPYWDMSNQDVINAVEQDYRLPPPMDCPTALHQLMLDCWVKERNLRPKFTQIVATLDKLIRNAASLKVVTNSTQSTGVSQPLLDRCVPDYTTFTTVGDWLDAIKMSRYRDNFVNAGFASFDLVAQMTAEDLLRIGVTLAGHQKKILGSIQDMRLQMNQTLPVQV from the exons AGACGCTGATGGACACGAAGTGGGCCACGACAGAATTAGCCTGGACTGCGCACCCTGAGACAGGG TGGGAAGAAGTGAGCGGCTACGATGATGCCATGAATCCCATCCGGACTTACCAAGTCTGTAATGTACGTGAGCTCAACCAGAATAACTGGCTACGCAGTGATTTCATCCCACGAAAGGATGTGCTACGTGTATATGTGGAAATGAAATTCACAGTGCGTGATTGCAACAGCATTCCTAACATCCCAGGTTCCTGCAAAGAGACCTTCAACCTCTTCTACTATGAATCTGACTCAGACTCAGCCACAGCTACCAGCCCTTTCTGGATGGAGAACCCTTATGTGAAGGTGGACACTATTGCCCCAGATGAGAGCTTTTCCATGCTTGAATCTGGACGGGTAAACACAAAAGTCCGAAGTTTCGGGCCACTGTCCAAAGCCGGGTTCTACTTGGCCTTCCAGGACCTTGGTGCTTGCATGTCACTCATCTCAGTGAGGGTGTTTTATAAGAAGTGCTCCACCACCATCGCCAACTTTGcagttttcccagagacagCAACTGGGGCTGAGGCAACGTCCTTGGTCATTGCACCGGGAACTTGTGTCCCCAATGCCCTGGAGGTGTCTGTGCCACTGAAGCTTTATTGCAACGGAGATGGAGAGTGGATGGTTCCCGTGGGTGCCTGCACTTGCTCAGCTGGTTTTGAACCAGCCATGAAGGACACTCAATGTCAAG CTTGCAGCCCTGGCACCTTCAAATCCAAGCAGGGGGACAGCTTCTGCCTGCCCTGCCCAGCCAACAGCCGTGCCAGCTCAGGAGCAGCCAGCGTTTGCTCCTGTCGAAACGGTTTCTACCGCTCAGACACAGACTCTCCTGACTCTCCCTGCACGA CTGTTCCCTCTGCACCACGCAGCGTCATCTCCATTGTGAACGAAACCTCGCTTGTGCTGGAATGGAGTGACCCACGTGACTTGGGCGGCCGCGACGACACCTTCTACAACGTCATCTGTAAAAAGTGCCTGCCTGAACGGGGAATGTGCTCACGGTGTGACGACAACGTAGAAATCTCACCACGCCACCTGGGCCTGACCCAGCGACGTGTGGCTGTCCGTAACCTTCAAGCCCACACACAGTACAGCTTTGAGATTCAGGCGGTCAATGGGGTTTCCAACAAGAGTCCCTATACACCTCAGTTTTCTGCAGTGAACATCACCACAAATCAGGCTG CTCCGTCTGCAGTGCCCACAGTTCACCTGATGGCGGCCACAGCGAGCACCATGAGCCTGTCCTGGCTGCCTCCAGAGAAACCCAACGGAATCATTCTGGATTATGAGATTAAGTACCATGAGAAGGTAAGCGGCAGT gatCAAGGTGAGGCCATCGCACATACCATGACTGCCCAACGGAGCAATGCCCGCATTGAAGGTCTCAAGGCTGGTACGCCTTATGTAGTACAGGTCCGTGCCCGAACAGTGGCTGGCTACGGTCGTTACAGCAGCCCAGCCGACTTCAGCACCAACCTGCAAA CTGACCCACCGAAGTCATGGCAAGAGCAGTTACCACTTATTGTGGGATCAGCCACTGCCACCTTGGTCTTCATCATTGCAGTTGTTGTCATCGCTATTGTCTGCCTCAG AAAGCAGAGAAATGGTTCAGAATCGGAGTACACAGAGAAACTACAGCAATACA AATCCCCTATAGTAACGCCAGGAATGAAGGTCTACATTGACCCCTTCACCTATGAGGACCCCAACGAGGCGGTGCGCGAGTTTGCCAAGGAGATCGACGTCTCCTGCGTGAAGATCGAGGAGGTCATTGGCGCAGGTAACCCACCAAAGCTCCTGAGCTACAGGGGGAAGACTGCTAGTCACCTCCAGGCCATACCGTTAGAGGACTTCACACCAAGCG GAGAGTTTGGGGAGGTGTGCCGCGGTCGCCTCAAGCTGCCTGGGCGGCGGGAGATCATCGTAGCCATCAAGACTCTCAAGGTGGGCTACACTGACCGCCAGAGGCGAGACTTCCTGTCGGAGGCATCCATCATGGGCCAGTTCGACCACCCCAACATCATTCGCCTGGAGGGTGTGGTCACCAAAAGTCGACCAGTGATGATTGTGACCGAGTTCATGGAGAATGGGGCACTGGACTCCTTCCTAAGg CTCAATGATGGGCAGTTCACAGTGATCCAGCTGGTTGGCATGCTGCGCGGCATTGCCGCAGGTATGAAGTACCTGTCAGACATGAACTACGTGCACAGAGACTTGGCTGCCCGTAACATCTTGGTCAACAGTAATCTGGTGTGCAAGGTGTCAGACTTTGGCCTATCTCGTTTCCTCGAAGATGACCCTACAGACCCCACCTACACTAGCTCACTG GGGGGAAAGATCCCCATCCGCTGGACGGCTCCTGAGGCAATTGCCTACAGGAAGTTCACCTCAGCCAGTGATGTGTGGAGCTATGGCATTGTCATGTGGGAAGTGATGTCATACGGAGAGCGACCGTACTGGGACATGAGCAATCAGGAT GTGATAAATGCTGTGGAGCAGGATTATCGACTGCCCCCACCTATGGACTGCCCCACAGCGCTGCACCAGCTCATGTTGGACTGCTGGGTGAAAGAGAGGAACCTGCGACCCAAATTCACCCAGATTGTGGCCACGCTGGATAAGCTTATCCGCAATGCTGCCAGCCTCAAGGTGGTCACCAACAGCACACAGTCCACCGG GGTATCCCAGCCCTTGCTTGATCGATGTGTGCCAGACTATACCACTTTCACCACTGTGGGGGACTGGCTTGACGCCATCAAGATGAGCCGCTACCGTGACAACTTTGTCAACGCCGGATTTGCTTCCTTTGACCTGGTGGCCCAGATGACAGCAGA GGACTTGCTGCGGATAGGGGTAACGTTGGCTGGCCACCAGAAGAAGATTCTTGGTAGCATTCAGGACATGAGACTACAGATGAACCAAACACTTCCTGTCCAGGTTTGA
- the LOC137187670 gene encoding ephrin type-B receptor 3-like isoform X10 has protein sequence MTMDYFLLLCSLLLPVVSAVEETLMDTKWATTELAWTAHPETGWEEVSGYDDAMNPIRTYQVCNVRELNQNNWLRSDFIPRKDVLRVYVEMKFTVRDCNSIPNIPGSCKETFNLFYYESDSDSATATSPFWMENPYVKVDTIAPDESFSMLESGRVNTKVRSFGPLSKAGFYLAFQDLGACMSLISVRVFYKKCSTTIANFAVFPETATGAEATSLVIAPGTCVPNALEVSVPLKLYCNGDGEWMVPVGACTCSAGFEPAMKDTQCQACSPGTFKSKQGDSFCLPCPANSRASSGAASVCSCRNGFYRSDTDSPDSPCTTVPSAPRSVISIVNETSLVLEWSDPRDLGGRDDTFYNVICKKCLPERGMCSRCDDNVEISPRHLGLTQRRVAVRNLQAHTQYSFEIQAVNGVSNKSPYTPQFSAVNITTNQAAPSAVPTVHLMAATASTMSLSWLPPEKPNGIILDYEIKYHEKDQGEAIAHTMTAQRSNARIEGLKAGTPYVVQVRARTVAGYGRYSSPADFSTNLQTDPPKSWQEQLPLIVGSATATLVFIIAVVVIAIVCLRKQRNGSESEYTEKLQQYITPGMKVYIDPFTYEDPNEAVREFAKEIDVSCVKIEEVIGAGEFGEVCRGRLKLPGRREIIVAIKTLKVGYTDRQRRDFLSEASIMGQFDHPNIIRLEGVVTKSRPVMIVTEFMENGALDSFLRLNDGQFTVIQLVGMLRGIAAGMKYLSDMNYVHRDLAARNILVNSNLVCKVSDFGLSRFLEDDPTDPTYTSSLGGKIPIRWTAPEAIAYRKFTSASDVWSYGIVMWEVMSYGERPYWDMSNQDVINAVEQDYRLPPPMDCPTALHQLMLDCWVKERNLRPKFTQIVATLDKLIRNAASLKVVTNSTQSTGDLLRIGVTLAGHQKKILGSIQDMRLQMNQTLPVQV, from the exons AGACGCTGATGGACACGAAGTGGGCCACGACAGAATTAGCCTGGACTGCGCACCCTGAGACAGGG TGGGAAGAAGTGAGCGGCTACGATGATGCCATGAATCCCATCCGGACTTACCAAGTCTGTAATGTACGTGAGCTCAACCAGAATAACTGGCTACGCAGTGATTTCATCCCACGAAAGGATGTGCTACGTGTATATGTGGAAATGAAATTCACAGTGCGTGATTGCAACAGCATTCCTAACATCCCAGGTTCCTGCAAAGAGACCTTCAACCTCTTCTACTATGAATCTGACTCAGACTCAGCCACAGCTACCAGCCCTTTCTGGATGGAGAACCCTTATGTGAAGGTGGACACTATTGCCCCAGATGAGAGCTTTTCCATGCTTGAATCTGGACGGGTAAACACAAAAGTCCGAAGTTTCGGGCCACTGTCCAAAGCCGGGTTCTACTTGGCCTTCCAGGACCTTGGTGCTTGCATGTCACTCATCTCAGTGAGGGTGTTTTATAAGAAGTGCTCCACCACCATCGCCAACTTTGcagttttcccagagacagCAACTGGGGCTGAGGCAACGTCCTTGGTCATTGCACCGGGAACTTGTGTCCCCAATGCCCTGGAGGTGTCTGTGCCACTGAAGCTTTATTGCAACGGAGATGGAGAGTGGATGGTTCCCGTGGGTGCCTGCACTTGCTCAGCTGGTTTTGAACCAGCCATGAAGGACACTCAATGTCAAG CTTGCAGCCCTGGCACCTTCAAATCCAAGCAGGGGGACAGCTTCTGCCTGCCCTGCCCAGCCAACAGCCGTGCCAGCTCAGGAGCAGCCAGCGTTTGCTCCTGTCGAAACGGTTTCTACCGCTCAGACACAGACTCTCCTGACTCTCCCTGCACGA CTGTTCCCTCTGCACCACGCAGCGTCATCTCCATTGTGAACGAAACCTCGCTTGTGCTGGAATGGAGTGACCCACGTGACTTGGGCGGCCGCGACGACACCTTCTACAACGTCATCTGTAAAAAGTGCCTGCCTGAACGGGGAATGTGCTCACGGTGTGACGACAACGTAGAAATCTCACCACGCCACCTGGGCCTGACCCAGCGACGTGTGGCTGTCCGTAACCTTCAAGCCCACACACAGTACAGCTTTGAGATTCAGGCGGTCAATGGGGTTTCCAACAAGAGTCCCTATACACCTCAGTTTTCTGCAGTGAACATCACCACAAATCAGGCTG CTCCGTCTGCAGTGCCCACAGTTCACCTGATGGCGGCCACAGCGAGCACCATGAGCCTGTCCTGGCTGCCTCCAGAGAAACCCAACGGAATCATTCTGGATTATGAGATTAAGTACCATGAGAAG gatCAAGGTGAGGCCATCGCACATACCATGACTGCCCAACGGAGCAATGCCCGCATTGAAGGTCTCAAGGCTGGTACGCCTTATGTAGTACAGGTCCGTGCCCGAACAGTGGCTGGCTACGGTCGTTACAGCAGCCCAGCCGACTTCAGCACCAACCTGCAAA CTGACCCACCGAAGTCATGGCAAGAGCAGTTACCACTTATTGTGGGATCAGCCACTGCCACCTTGGTCTTCATCATTGCAGTTGTTGTCATCGCTATTGTCTGCCTCAG AAAGCAGAGAAATGGTTCAGAATCGGAGTACACAGAGAAACTACAGCAATACA TAACGCCAGGAATGAAGGTCTACATTGACCCCTTCACCTATGAGGACCCCAACGAGGCGGTGCGCGAGTTTGCCAAGGAGATCGACGTCTCCTGCGTGAAGATCGAGGAGGTCATTGGCGCAG GAGAGTTTGGGGAGGTGTGCCGCGGTCGCCTCAAGCTGCCTGGGCGGCGGGAGATCATCGTAGCCATCAAGACTCTCAAGGTGGGCTACACTGACCGCCAGAGGCGAGACTTCCTGTCGGAGGCATCCATCATGGGCCAGTTCGACCACCCCAACATCATTCGCCTGGAGGGTGTGGTCACCAAAAGTCGACCAGTGATGATTGTGACCGAGTTCATGGAGAATGGGGCACTGGACTCCTTCCTAAGg CTCAATGATGGGCAGTTCACAGTGATCCAGCTGGTTGGCATGCTGCGCGGCATTGCCGCAGGTATGAAGTACCTGTCAGACATGAACTACGTGCACAGAGACTTGGCTGCCCGTAACATCTTGGTCAACAGTAATCTGGTGTGCAAGGTGTCAGACTTTGGCCTATCTCGTTTCCTCGAAGATGACCCTACAGACCCCACCTACACTAGCTCACTG GGGGGAAAGATCCCCATCCGCTGGACGGCTCCTGAGGCAATTGCCTACAGGAAGTTCACCTCAGCCAGTGATGTGTGGAGCTATGGCATTGTCATGTGGGAAGTGATGTCATACGGAGAGCGACCGTACTGGGACATGAGCAATCAGGAT GTGATAAATGCTGTGGAGCAGGATTATCGACTGCCCCCACCTATGGACTGCCCCACAGCGCTGCACCAGCTCATGTTGGACTGCTGGGTGAAAGAGAGGAACCTGCGACCCAAATTCACCCAGATTGTGGCCACGCTGGATAAGCTTATCCGCAATGCTGCCAGCCTCAAGGTGGTCACCAACAGCACACAGTCCACCGG GGACTTGCTGCGGATAGGGGTAACGTTGGCTGGCCACCAGAAGAAGATTCTTGGTAGCATTCAGGACATGAGACTACAGATGAACCAAACACTTCCTGTCCAGGTTTGA